The proteins below come from a single Plantactinospora sp. KBS50 genomic window:
- a CDS encoding DUF6218 family protein: protein MEVPENELSVPVDYVPGARGHGVLAVGADADGSDALAVWRLGPTGHATGAWVVRLDDAGRDPSPLCRILETLRDRCLVDGDERKSTAALAAISEFLPASLPTALRRHTVAVPDLLTEIAEHRARCADAVERHREGTGSKVAPLAWPTELPAPRDLAEWTARAGSAATSPAAAAALGLTATVARVAQLWHDTEHARYRRSYLRGLGEPSPLPPQWLARLRAAADSGPLVTA from the coding sequence GTGGAGGTACCCGAAAACGAGCTGTCCGTACCGGTCGACTATGTGCCCGGCGCCCGCGGCCACGGCGTGCTGGCCGTCGGCGCCGACGCGGACGGCTCGGACGCGCTGGCCGTGTGGCGCCTCGGCCCGACCGGTCACGCGACCGGGGCGTGGGTGGTACGACTCGACGACGCCGGACGGGATCCCAGCCCGCTGTGCCGGATACTGGAGACCCTGCGGGACCGCTGTCTGGTCGACGGGGACGAGCGGAAATCCACCGCCGCCCTGGCCGCCATTTCGGAGTTCCTCCCGGCGTCGCTGCCGACCGCACTCCGGCGGCACACCGTCGCCGTTCCCGACCTGCTGACGGAAATTGCCGAACACCGCGCGCGCTGCGCCGACGCCGTGGAGCGGCACCGGGAAGGCACCGGTTCGAAGGTCGCCCCGCTCGCCTGGCCCACCGAACTGCCGGCGCCGCGGGACCTCGCCGAATGGACCGCCAGAGCCGGATCCGCGGCGACCTCGCCGGCCGCGGCGGCGGCGCTCGGGCTGACCGCCACCGTCGCCCGCGTCGCGCAACTGTGGCACGACACCGAGCACGCGCGATACCGCCGCAGCTACCTGCGCGGTCTGGGCGAACCGTCGCCGCTGCCGCCACAATGGCTGGCCCGGCTGCGCGCG